TACGGCCAACGCAACTTTAGTGATACTTTTTACGAAATTTTAGCGAGCCGCCTACCTTACCCACCAGCCATAGCACAATAGGAAACACGATACCGAAAATCATGGCGTAAAAAGGCCATACTGAAAAAAACTTGATTAAAAATTGCATATTTGGCCAAATAGAGTGAACCATTGCCAATGCGATTAGGATCAGAGGAACTAAGAGAGAGTTAGCGCTTCGAAGACGAAAAGCATCTGCAAGCCCTTGCGCTGAAACATATAAAAGTAGTGCGAGTCGAAAAAATATGGTGACAAACCAGAACACTGCAACAACAATTTCAAACCGTTGAAGAAACTCCCCGTTACTGATTGTTCGGCTAATAAAATAAGTGGGAAATGTCAAATTAGATACAACACCTTCACTCATCACGGCGATTATTTGTAGAACCATGAAAAAATACATGCCGCCGCTAATCAATGCAGAGGTAATCACTGTCTTTCTCCACTTTTTTGGATCGGGGATGTACTGTGCAAAAAAAAGATACAGAATTGCTTCAAGGTAGGGAAAGGCAAACAAATTGAACGAAGCGAGAACGATAGGGTTCAAACCATACTCGAAAATAGGGAGCACATTATCTATGTTGGTATCA
The Paenibacillus peoriae DNA segment above includes these coding regions:
- a CDS encoding GerAB/ArcD/ProY family transporter, producing MNSNLTVRQAIMWFALYQIGSAYLVLPAAITAVAKQDAWLSIPVSLGFHLLLIPLYASIARQIQGKSFVEHLRCLFGPLGGTISIVFIFFFPFLVFIMTLRNLGDFITIAIMPETPSEAIYFIMLIVIYFAVRSGPAVIGRCAEILFFFLLALYLLVRITLLPDTNIDNVLPIFEYGLNPIVLASFNLFAFPYLEAILYLFFAQYIPDPKKWRKTVITSALISGGMYFFMVLQIIAVMSEGVVSNLTFPTYFISRTISNGEFLQRFEIVVAVFWFVTIFFRLALLLYVSAQGLADAFRLRSANSLLVPLILIALAMVHSIWPNMQFLIKFFSVWPFYAMIFGIVFPIVLWLVGKVGGSLKFRKKYH